A single window of Heptranchias perlo isolate sHepPer1 unplaced genomic scaffold, sHepPer1.hap1 HAP1_SCAFFOLD_528, whole genome shotgun sequence DNA harbors:
- the LOC137314979 gene encoding proteinase-activated receptor 1-like, with product MAFTYQLLIVSLVWTSLLTDNQTGYEDSYDTSREGLTAQVAIFTERLFSMKFVTVVLPSILLVICVVGVSANFLALLILFNMNKNPTVIFMTNVAMSDLLLVLELPLMIAYRFLHNSWTFGPFLCYAFVYSFFVNMHVSNLLLTVISADRYLGIVHPLSARLWRTSRYAAALCVLVWVTVIVVDSPLLSISQTFETRGTNRTMCMDITSYADGEKPYHHYMVMVVSFFLLPFCVIVFSHSSIIRHLRTSDSPGTGARKHRAIVMGAVVMAILTLSFAPTLIVFLAAVSEIVFSLPNAFHVLFVMSQWFSFFNCCLNPFIYYFACGPFRSRLRKLLCGRKFSG from the exons ATGGCTTTCACATACCAGCTCCTCATTGTCAGCCTGGTGTGGACCAGCCTCCTCACAGACAACCAGACCGGCTATGAAG ATTCCTATGATACATCGAGAGAGGGATTAACTGCCCAGGTTGCAATTTTCACGGAAAGATTGTTCTCCATGAAGTTTGTGACCGTGGTTTTGCCTTCGATACTGCTGGTGATTTGTGTTGTCGGCGTCTCGGCTAACTTTCTGGCTTTATTAATACTGTTTAACATGAATAAGAATCCCACTGTTATTTTCATGACGAACGTGGCCATGTCTGACCTGCTCCTCGTGCTGGAGCTCCCCTTAATGATCGCCTATCGGTTCCTGCACAACAGCTGGACATTTGGACCTTTCCTCTGCTACGCCTTTGTTTACTCGTTCTTTGTCAATATGCACGTTTCGAACTTGTTACTCACCGTCATAAGCGCCGACCGCTACCTGGGTATAGTGCATCCGTTGTCGGCCCGTCTGTGGAGGACGAGCAGATACGCCGCAGCGCTGTGCGTCCTGGTGTGGGTCACGGTGATTGTGGTGGACTCCCCCCTGCTCTCGATCAGTCAGACGTTTGAAACCCGGGGCACGAACCGCACCATGTGCATGGATATCACCTCTTACGCCGACGGGGAGAAGCCGTACCACCATTACATGGTGATGGTGGtctctttcttcctccttccATTCTGCGTCATTGTATTCTCCCACAGCAGCATCATCAGACACCTGAGAACCTCCGACAGCCCAGGCACGGGGGCCAGGAAACACCGGGCCATCGTGATGGGGGCTGTCGTGATGGCGATCCTGACCCTGAGCTTTGCGCCCACCCTCATCGTTTTCCTGGCCGCAGTCTCCGAAATCGTTTTCTCACTCCCAAACGCCTTCCACGTCCTGTTTGTGATGAGCCAGTGGTTCAGTTTCTTCAACTGTTGCCTGAATCCTTTCATCTACTATTTCGCGTGCGGCCCTTTCAGATCCAGGCTGAGAAAGTTGCTTTGCGGGAGGAAATTCTCTGGTTGA
- the LOC137314974 gene encoding chymotrypsin-like elastase family member 2A — MELGRALLLLACVGWLTASGARVGGCGTRPLMSTPVPSRVVGGRDALPGAWPWQVSIQFHYRGTNWHICGGIIIDTRWVLTAAHCFLNQKTIAQLWAVVIGLHQKTQFSAHTRIVKVKRIIVHDQFHSDTLNNDIALLQLQKEIVYSDYVQPICVPINSSLAADVNLCFISGWGALEVDGPASDILQEAEVNLIPTKVCNQRAWYDGIITHNMQCAGFEEGAVDSCQGDSGGPLQCFDYVDGRFYVMGVSSFGVHCGLPLKVGVYTRILRYQDWMDGVKAQNGGGRAEPTLLGSTRPGAGDCRLVTPSPRARATRGPAGPPRQSLGAVDT; from the exons ATGGAGCTGGGCAGGGCGTTACTGCTGTTGGCCTGTGTCGGCTGGCTGACAGCGTCCGGGGCAAGAGTTGGAG GCTGCGGAACGCGCCCGCTGATGAGCACTCCTGTCCCGTCTCGAGTGGTTGGCGGACGAGACGCCCTGCCCGGTGCCTGGCCCTGGCAGGTCAGCATTCAGTTCCATTATCGTGGAACAAACTGGCACATTTGTGGAGGGATAATAATCGACACCCGCTGGGTTCTCACAGCTGCACATTGCTTCTTGAACCAGAAGAC gATTGCTCAATTGTGGGCGGTGGTGATAGGGTTACACCAGAAAACACAATTCAGTGCACACACCAGGATCGTGAAGGTGAAAAGGATCATCGTTCACGACCAATTCCACTCCGACACACTGAACAACGACATCGCCCTGCTGCAGCTGCAAAAGGAGATTGTGTACAGCGATTACGTGCAGCCAATCTGCGTGCCAATTAATAGCTCCCTAGCGGCTGACGTAAATCTGTGCTTCATCAGCGGCTGGGGCGCCCTTGAAGTTGACG GGCCGGCTTCGGACATCTTGCAGGAAGCGGAGGTGAACCTGATCCCCACCAAAGTCTGCAATCAGCGAGCCTGGTACGACGGGATAATCACGCACAACATGCAGTGTGCCGGCTTCGAGGAGGGGGCTGTCGACAGCTGTCAG GGGGACAGCGGGGGGCCGCTGCAGTGCTTCGATTACGTCGACGGCCGGTTTTACGTGATGGGGGTGTCGAGCTTCGGGGTGCACTGCGGGCTGCCGCTGAAGGTGGGGGTGTACACTCGCATCTTGCGATACCAAGACTGGATGGACGGAGTCAAGGCCCAGAACGGGGGGGGACGCGCGGAGCCCACTCTGCTGGGTTCTACTCGCCCTGGCGCTGGCGACTGCCGACTGGTGACGCCGTCTCCGAGGGCACGCGCAACCCGTGGGCCGGCCGGCCCCCCCCGCCAATCGCTCGGCGCTGTGGATACTTAA
- the LOC137314976 gene encoding cyclic AMP-dependent transcription factor ATF-1-like isoform X4 — MTNAGGAQQGTTILQYAQTADGQQILVPSNQVVVQTASGDVQTYQIRTTPTTNALPQTVMMSSPVTLQPQSTKTEDATLKREIRLMKNREAARECRRKKKEYVKCLENRVAVLENQNKTLIEELKTLKDLYCHKTV, encoded by the exons ATGACCAATGCCGGGGGAGCGCAGCAGGGAACCACCATCCTACAGTACGCACAGACCGCAGACGGACAACAGATACTCGTCCCCAGCAACCAGGTGGTCGTACAGA CTGCCTCGGGTGACGTGCAGACGTACCAGATCCGCACCACTCCCACCACCAACGCGCTCCCGCAGACGGTGATGATGTCGTCGCCGGTCACCCTCCAACCCCAGTCCACCAAGACGGAAGACGCAACCTTGAAACGGGAGATCAGACTAATGAAAAACAg GGAAGCTGCACGCGAATGCCGCAGGAAGAAGAAAGAGTACGTCAAATGCCTGGAGAATCGTGTCGCGGTACTGGAAAATCAGAACAAGACGCTAATCGAGGAACTGAAGACCCTAAAGGACCTTTACTGTCACAAGACAGTCTAA
- the LOC137314976 gene encoding cyclic AMP-dependent transcription factor ATF-1-like isoform X1, with amino-acid sequence MMEEVQHDGSNNTDSGTPQQVALQPQTIHLSQLAQQVSMDSSAPVTVLQLPGGQSVHVQGVIQTAQSSVIQAPHIQTVQVSALSESDDSQESSDSVSSSQKSREILSRRPSYRKILNELSSGDSAATKTEGKGDEEAGGNPLTTMTMPTPIYQTSTGQYIAIAPGGTLQLANPGSVGVQGLQTLTMTNAGGAQQGTTILQYAQTADGQQILVPSNQVVVQTASGDVQTYQIRTTPTTNALPQTVMMSSPVTLQPQSTKTEDATLKREIRLMKNREAARECRRKKKEYVKCLENRVAVLENQNKTLIEELKTLKDLYCHKTV; translated from the exons atgatggaggaggtgcagcacgATGGCAGTAACAACACAGACTCAGGAACACCTCAGCAAGTCGCCCTACAGCCTCAGACAATACATCTCTCTCAGCTCGCACAGCAG GTGTCGATGGACAGTTCGGCTCCAGTGACGGTACTGCAGCTGCCCGGGGGGCAGTCCGTTCACGTTCAAGGAGTCATCCAGACGGCCCAGTCATCGGTCATCCAGGCCCCACACATTCAGACTGTCCAG GTGTCAGCGTTGTCGGAGAGCGATGATTCCCAGGAGTCGTCTGACAGCGTCTCGTCATCACAGAAATCCAGAGAGATTCTGTCCCGACGACCGTCGTACAG GAAAATCCTGAATGAGCTGTCGTCGGGCGACTCTGCGGCCACAAAGACCGAGGGGAAAGGAGATGAGGAAGCCGGCGGTAACCCCCTCACCACCATGACTATGCCCACACCCATCTACCAAACCAGCACTGGACAGTACA tTGCCATTGCGCCTGGAGGGACGTTACAGCTGGCGAATCCGGGCTCGGTCGGCGTCCAGGGTCTCCAGACGCTCACCATGACCAATGCCGGGGGAGCGCAGCAGGGAACCACCATCCTACAGTACGCACAGACCGCAGACGGACAACAGATACTCGTCCCCAGCAACCAGGTGGTCGTACAGA CTGCCTCGGGTGACGTGCAGACGTACCAGATCCGCACCACTCCCACCACCAACGCGCTCCCGCAGACGGTGATGATGTCGTCGCCGGTCACCCTCCAACCCCAGTCCACCAAGACGGAAGACGCAACCTTGAAACGGGAGATCAGACTAATGAAAAACAg GGAAGCTGCACGCGAATGCCGCAGGAAGAAGAAAGAGTACGTCAAATGCCTGGAGAATCGTGTCGCGGTACTGGAAAATCAGAACAAGACGCTAATCGAGGAACTGAAGACCCTAAAGGACCTTTACTGTCACAAGACAGTCTAA
- the LOC137314976 gene encoding cyclic AMP-dependent transcription factor ATF-1-like isoform X2, giving the protein MKKQWQLRQEGELGGGSQEVAEGTADNATLSPRDLTTLSRSVWSAIEEVSALSESDDSQESSDSVSSSQKSREILSRRPSYRKILNELSSGDSAATKTEGKGDEEAGGNPLTTMTMPTPIYQTSTGQYIAIAPGGTLQLANPGSVGVQGLQTLTMTNAGGAQQGTTILQYAQTADGQQILVPSNQVVVQTASGDVQTYQIRTTPTTNALPQTVMMSSPVTLQPQSTKTEDATLKREIRLMKNREAARECRRKKKEYVKCLENRVAVLENQNKTLIEELKTLKDLYCHKTV; this is encoded by the exons ATGAAGAAGCAATGGCAGCTCAGACAGGAAGGAGAATTAGGTGGAGGGAGCCAGGAAGTGGCCGAGGGAActgctgacaatgccaccttATCCCCCCGGGATCTCACGACCCTGAGCAGATCGGTGTGGAGTGCCATCGAGGAG GTGTCAGCGTTGTCGGAGAGCGATGATTCCCAGGAGTCGTCTGACAGCGTCTCGTCATCACAGAAATCCAGAGAGATTCTGTCCCGACGACCGTCGTACAG GAAAATCCTGAATGAGCTGTCGTCGGGCGACTCTGCGGCCACAAAGACCGAGGGGAAAGGAGATGAGGAAGCCGGCGGTAACCCCCTCACCACCATGACTATGCCCACACCCATCTACCAAACCAGCACTGGACAGTACA tTGCCATTGCGCCTGGAGGGACGTTACAGCTGGCGAATCCGGGCTCGGTCGGCGTCCAGGGTCTCCAGACGCTCACCATGACCAATGCCGGGGGAGCGCAGCAGGGAACCACCATCCTACAGTACGCACAGACCGCAGACGGACAACAGATACTCGTCCCCAGCAACCAGGTGGTCGTACAGA CTGCCTCGGGTGACGTGCAGACGTACCAGATCCGCACCACTCCCACCACCAACGCGCTCCCGCAGACGGTGATGATGTCGTCGCCGGTCACCCTCCAACCCCAGTCCACCAAGACGGAAGACGCAACCTTGAAACGGGAGATCAGACTAATGAAAAACAg GGAAGCTGCACGCGAATGCCGCAGGAAGAAGAAAGAGTACGTCAAATGCCTGGAGAATCGTGTCGCGGTACTGGAAAATCAGAACAAGACGCTAATCGAGGAACTGAAGACCCTAAAGGACCTTTACTGTCACAAGACAGTCTAA
- the LOC137314976 gene encoding cyclic AMP-dependent transcription factor ATF-1-like isoform X3 produces the protein MTMPTPIYQTSTGQYIAIAPGGTLQLANPGSVGVQGLQTLTMTNAGGAQQGTTILQYAQTADGQQILVPSNQVVVQTASGDVQTYQIRTTPTTNALPQTVMMSSPVTLQPQSTKTEDATLKREIRLMKNREAARECRRKKKEYVKCLENRVAVLENQNKTLIEELKTLKDLYCHKTV, from the exons ATGACTATGCCCACACCCATCTACCAAACCAGCACTGGACAGTACA tTGCCATTGCGCCTGGAGGGACGTTACAGCTGGCGAATCCGGGCTCGGTCGGCGTCCAGGGTCTCCAGACGCTCACCATGACCAATGCCGGGGGAGCGCAGCAGGGAACCACCATCCTACAGTACGCACAGACCGCAGACGGACAACAGATACTCGTCCCCAGCAACCAGGTGGTCGTACAGA CTGCCTCGGGTGACGTGCAGACGTACCAGATCCGCACCACTCCCACCACCAACGCGCTCCCGCAGACGGTGATGATGTCGTCGCCGGTCACCCTCCAACCCCAGTCCACCAAGACGGAAGACGCAACCTTGAAACGGGAGATCAGACTAATGAAAAACAg GGAAGCTGCACGCGAATGCCGCAGGAAGAAGAAAGAGTACGTCAAATGCCTGGAGAATCGTGTCGCGGTACTGGAAAATCAGAACAAGACGCTAATCGAGGAACTGAAGACCCTAAAGGACCTTTACTGTCACAAGACAGTCTAA